The DNA sequence TGTAATTGAATTATGCCCAGCCCTACAAGTAATAGAACTGGAATGGTTCTGTATCTACATGCTATGCTgatgtgcacacacatcacacaaagTCCTGAGATGTATCTCTCACCTGGGAATCAAAGGGAAGTACAACATCTTTAACTAGTACATACATCTTTACTGTTTAAGAGTAATGCAGAGAAAGAGCTCAAACTATTTTTACCAGAAAGAGTGTTTGATAGTCTGTGTTCTGGGGGTTAGGGTTCTGTGATATTTAGTTATTCATTATATCTAAATATCATAATAAGTGGGATACCTCTGTGTTGCTAGTGTGATTTATTGAGACCGTGGTTGATGATTAGCATCCAGTCAAAGTATTGGTATTGTTACTGTGAATCTGTGTTCCAGTTTAATACTAGTTTATCTAGCATTCTATCTGTATTGAAGTCTCTAGTGTGGTTCTATTAAAAAGGATACAAAATAAGCTCCTCCAGTTTAGTCCTGTGAAGCAGTCCAACAGTTATTACTGTGACATAAAGTGTAGAGAGCACAGGCTGCCAATCATGTCAGTGATGGTTTCTTAATATGGaaatgttacagtgtgtgtatcagCTTCATCAATAACAGCCCAGTCCACTGTGAGATACTGCAGGGACAGATTAACATGGTTGCTATGGAGAATTCATCTCTATCGTGAACCTGAGGCTGCACTTGTCATTACTGATCACTGTTCTGTGGATTCCTCATCATCCTGAGTTGGAGGGACTCGGTTCGTGCAGACGGATGATTGTCTGGGCATCAGTGCCTCTCAATGATTTGCTGTTTATGGTGATGCTTCCTCAGCCTGTGGcctgaaagaggagagacaaggaTTGGTctttgctttttatatatatctatatgatACTTATATTTACGCCTATTTTCCACTACTTGTGACTATAAAAATCCTGCCTATTCTTTACCTTTATCTGTACAGCTTTGCGGTCATGTCCCTAGCTGTAACTTGTCCTTATTTCTAAGTATATTGTGAGAGAAGCAAAATACTgtcaaattgcttgtttgtgCATGCCTACTTGGCCAAATATAGCTGATACTGATTCTGATTCATGCAGACCTGATCtcgtaaaataaataatccttcTGTCTCTGCAAACAGTATCtatcttttatttctgtcatgtcTTACTGTGCTTCAGGGTGCTTCCAGGTGTCAGGAAGGACCGGCTGGCTGCAGGACCTTCCCCCTCTGCTGTAATGGCCCTGACCTCCAGCTTGTACAGACTAGCAGGGTGCAAGCCTGACACCACCACAATATTACCATcctgaaggagagaaggaggaagcaGAAGACACGTTTTAAATAAGGTATGTCAAATTCTAGGGTAGTTGAAGACTCAAGTGTATATGAGCCCAGTGACCCTGAGATTTGGGTCCAGTGAAAATACAGACTTCAATATGCATTAAAAGTCACAGACACAGTCACAGAGGGCTACTTCGACCAACCAGCACGTATGTGTCATTCTAACATGACATGAAATTTGTACCAATCAAGTAAAGGTAATATTCATGATTTgtaaaatgcttattttgttataaagaaagaagaggCAGACAGGACacgaggggagagagggggtaATGTCATTATTCATCTTTTCAATTATAATTTCTGTCaacatttcccccccaaaagGTCTAAATTATGTTTGAAACCCATCTGCATGAAATAATATGATTATGACCAGGGAatcctttgttttttcatgcagcTGGCCAAAAAGAAGTCAAGttaaatattcttaatatttaaCACTAGCCAATTAAATATTCCAATGTGTACATTTTCAATTGTAGAATCTGTACTCATAACACTATATTTTACAcatctgtcaaataaatataaataatacatctcTAAGAATTATGTCATGTAATACAAATTATTGGGGAAATGTCCTTGCAATCTCCCTTTAAACCAACGTAAATGTTTTTTGGAATCATTATCTTACATATATTATATGCTTGTTATATTTTGAAAGTTCAGCTGACCTGCTGTTTCCTGCCTGAAAGACTCTCTTGCTTACAAAAGCAATTACTCAGAATGAGGTGATTGGAATTTGACTTATTGCACATTctatatttcccccaaaatgtgTACCACGATACATAATTATTTCCTGGAATCTTCCTAGAAAATTGATAATTACAAATGTGAGGCCCCTCCCACTGTCTTGGAAGCTGATCTGGCTGACCTCAGCAGGCCGTtggcagacaaaggaggattGTTGGCTTGAATAAGCTCACATGAGCCTTCTAGGATATGAAAGCTGTCTCCTCTGctcactctgtctctttatcCTACGGCTCACATCCACCCTACATCATCATCTTCTGTGTTTGCACCTTTAACACCTCCACAGCAAACATGACACACATCCATGCACTGCTTTCATTTGCTGACATTGCTGATCTACCCACTCCATTGTTCATGTGTGTTAACCTTAGGTTCAGAAACTGTTTTAACTGTAAACTTGAAAAACACTCCCCCTTGTCTCATTCCTTGAACCATATTATGAAAAATGGAGGATACAATCATGTTTGCTGGGGTTAAATTTAACCTTAGTGGGACAAAGGAGGTTTGATTATTGATATGTTTATCCAATCCGCTTTGGGACACTTGTTGATGGAACTACTTTTGTTTGCAATCGATTGTTCATttgaataatgtttgttttaagcATAACCTTGCATGGACCTCCTCCTTGTCACATTCCCTGACACATACCTGCAAAATAAGTTAGCTACTCCCGTAAATCTCTCAAattcttataaaataaaataaggacaTGACATCAGTGTCCTCAAAAGAAGCTGTGGCCCTGTCTCTAGTTTATGCATCACTCATACTAGTAAGTATACCCTTTTCACTGTACACACAGCAAACCATAGCCAGACTTAAGACTGATATACTATAGAGTTTATACCAGCACTGACCGGAGGTAAGGTCTGGGACTGGATGAGGCTGTGAGACAGTTTGTTATTGTTGGGGCGGTTGCTGGAGATGACCTCCGCACAGGTCACCTGGTAACCTGTCAGCTGCTGATGGGGCGGGGCGGAGGACAAATCCCAGCTAAAGATGGCTGTCACGTTGCCGCTCCAGACTTCAAAGGACGCTGTCAGATTGGCTGCCTTCACCAGGACCTTCTGAGGGGGCACTGCTGGAGGAAGCACAGCCAGGGGTTAAATGAAGCCGATATTCTTATGTAGCATTCGTGGTTGTTTTCAGTCTTGTCTTAATCTGCGACTCTGGTTTGACTTTTGTGGTCGTAGTCATTTTGAATATTATAgcattaaataattgttttaatttcacaGGAAGGACCAGGAAACTCTCCCTGGATCTGCAACAATCAGATGCCTCCTCCGAACTGTTGCTGCCAGCCAGAGCATCGCCACAGTCATCGTCTGCCTTTCCACCATCCTTACAAGACTTTTTCCCATCTTTCTCTTGCACATACTTCAGGGACTTGGGACTTGTGAGTACAAATTAACATTGCACAAAAGGTTTGGTTTTAGGCCATTAACTCCCAATTATTGACTCAGACATGCttagttttagttttgaatgaagtgtatatatacttttattttcagatgCAGTGAGTGTGGGTTGAATTTTGATGAGTTGAGTATTGGAATTTGGTTAGTAAGCTAGAATACTCAATACATGTGCTGTGTGTCTTCGAAGGTTAGCTGTATTTTCTGAAGCTTTAAATTGCTAAAGTGAAATTGTATAAAGGTATTTTGGAATTATTGATTACACTGACTTACCCCTGACCAACAGCATCGTTAGGGAGGCATAGCGCTCATCCTCAAGTTCCCCCGGgcaaacactgttagctctgtcagcactgttgccattggCTCTGAACTTTAAATTGTATAACAGGCGAACataaaagtctttttttccctttattgcATCCACCATTCTTCTGTATTGGTGATAGAGTTTAGTTACTTGCAATCCATTCATAttccttatcttatctttcaaAGGAAAGCAGGTTAAGGAGCTAATCCTAATTCATTTtggataaattatttatattatttaagttATGTTTTCGAGAGACAGGGCTTGTGCTGCCAGAGCTTCAAAGGTTAATTTAGTTGGTTGAACTAATGTTCtctgtaaccctaaccctaacttaaTATGTAAAACGttgcctttgtttttttggtaaatGCACATGGACCAGACGAGTCGGAGATCAGACTGCCAGTCATCTAATTAGAAGACAAcccgctctacctctgagccacagccaccgCATCATAATAATTAAATGCGTCATAAGTTGGGGCTGTGGGGGTTAAGTGTCGGAGGGAAATCTAATTCTGCTCAATGCACAAGACTTTATTCTAACACCATGTCACAATACAAAAAACGAAAAACTCATTCTGACTTTAGAATAAATGAAGACACACACTGTTAACGATTAACCCACATTTTAAGCCTTGCAGGCACATCAGATGGGTGGAAATAAgccttaattaattaatttgatcaattatgtatttttaatagtttattaaaGGTGTAATATGCAGCATTTtcctgaaatatatatttatacttgtacAAAAGTAATCCCTCTCAAACTTTATCTCAATCTTATGACCAACTGGAAGTGTTTAGtggtgtctgtatctgcagagatcCACCCTTTGCTTCTATTAACGCATGTTTTCTCGTTTTGTTATGTTCTGGGCGTTTCTAGGCACTGGGTATGAAGCCCCCAATTCTATTGATTGTATGCAACTTCTGGCAGTGGAGGCCTTGCGGAAATTTCGACGCTAGTATGTTAAAATTCGGTAGGCCGCTTTAGTATGTGGGTATGGTACAACTGAAAGAAATTCCTACTTCCCAGGTTTAAACCAGGACACTGATGAGAACATGTTTTCCAAGTTGGATACTCTTAATAAGAGTCTGTATATGATATGACAAAGCTTTAAACCACTCTGGTTAGGCTTGTTTGTTGAAGcagtaaatataaaattaaGAGAACAAGcaaaaatgaacagaatttGACATCCATAAATAATACGCTGCATCACTCTGAACTTGAGTGGCACACAAGCTTCAATCACCACATTGCATACTTTTCATAGCTGCTGTTCAGGgtgtctcacctggttctcCAGGGCAGGTGATGGGTTTGGGACTCTTGGCCTGGATGGTGGCACAGGAAGGAGTGAAGAAGCTGGTGCTTTGTGTAAGAGGATGACTCTTCCTGCTGACTGGCTGCAGAAGGACTTTATACTTACAGGAGAAGAGCAAGCCGTGAAGGCTGACAAAGCTCTCCTAGAtcagacaaagacaggaaatgatCACAATATGTGCTCTCGTTATGCATTACATCCATAGTCAGCCTTCAGAAACCTAACCCAAGTACAATTTGTTTGGCGATCATCAGTTATTTGACGTTTATGTTCACATGCatcaatgttgttttatttgaataagtTACCTGTGTTCTGGTCTTTTCCATGGGTCTGGTCTGGTTGTGTCCACAATACTCTGGTCCCCACTGGATTCTGTAGGATTCAGCTGAGGGATTTATAGAAACAACACTGTTCTTGTTCAGCATGTCTACAACAATGAACAGCTCGACTTATTGGAGGAGACTGAAAGTTGAAGCTTTCCCAGAGTCAAAAAATAAGTTTGATATCACTTTCAGTGTACACCCAGAAAAAGGTGTTGGAGCCCCGTTAAAAGAGATTCATGTGTTCAAATAACACTGATTGTTACGAGCCGggtcatgtctctctctctctctctctctctctctgtgtctctctctctctctctgtctctctctctctgtctctctctctgtgtctctctctctgtctctgtctctctctctctctctctctctctacctgtctctctctttctctctctacctgtctctctctctctctctctcctgtctctctacctgtctctctacctgtctctctctctctacctgtctgtctctctctctctctacctgtctctctctctctctatgtctctctctctctgtctctctctctctgtctctctgtgtctctctctctgtctctctctctctatgtctctctctctgtctctctgtctctctctgtctctctctctctctgtctctctctctctctctgtctctctctctctctctctctctctctctctctctctctctctctctctctctctgactctctctgtctctctctctctctgactctctctgtctctctctctctctgactctctctatctctgcctctctctctgtctctctctctctctctctctctctctctctctctctgcctctctctctgtctctctctctctctctgtctctgtctctctctctgtctctctctctctctctctctctctctctctctctctctctctgtctctgtctctctctctctctctctctctctctctctctctctgactctctctctctctgtctctgtctctctctctctctctctctctgtctctgtctctctctctctctctgtctctctctctctctctctctctctctctctgtctctgtctctctctctctctctgtctctctctgtctctctctctctctctctctctctctctctctctctctctgtctctctctctgtctctctctctctctctctgtctctctctttctggtgCCACCCTTTCCCCTGCCTAGCAGCTGCAGTGTGAGCCTACTCTGCTGGTCTCCATCATTAATCAGAGGCTGGGAGAAGCAGAGAGCCTCAGTCTTCAGCTTCCAAACTGTGTCTGTAGTTTGTGAGCTTGTGATCTTCTTTGCTCAAGCCGTGTGGCTTTGgttgtgtttttactattttctacttttgtttATTCTTCCGTTGCCCATGATTCTTTTTCCCTTGGTTATTTACTTTGTTACTCCACTCATTCCCTGGACCTTAATCGGGGAACGTAACAATGATGAAGTTGATACTGATCCTATGCTCTGCAACAGAGTAAGATGGTAAAACTCAATTATATTTCCCCAAATTGCTTCAATTTacaactaatatatatatatatatatatatatatatatatatatatatatatatatatatatacacaagtcaaacaaaacaaaactttcagtgttttaatctttttatttgacTCTTATTTAAATTATCCAATGAGGCACTCAATGTTTTTGTCCAGCAACACACAGCCCAAAAATATTCCCACATAAATTACAGATGGAACTAAACAATATTGCTCTTTAACTCCAGTATTGAAACCAATAGCCCCAGCTGGTTAACAAATGTCAAATTCATGGTGGCACTAGaataaaatatgtcaacaaaatgtcaCTGCAGTCCATCAAACAGTTGTTTCAGTCTAAACTAAAGCGGTGGACTAGACAACATTGCTCTACATACAGCTGTGCCTCTAGTGTGGCTAAAAATCTCATTTGAATATTCCACCCAGTGTAAACATCATACAGCTTCAATATAATATTGTAACAAGAAGATACATAATCTGCTGGATATGAAACATTAAGATAGCTTTGGAAAAattaagaaacatgttttttgtgaaaaacaaatagtttcatttactattttgtaattttattatgttttctgtaCACATGGCATCTATAGCACTTTTTCCCATTCTGGGAGAGGGATGTCAAATGTGGTACAGATAGTAAAGCCTTCTGAGGCCACCTTGTGATACTGagcaatagaaataaaatggaatgaattGATTCATACATGGGGAACATGCATACTGAACATCTCACTGTGTCATCTTCTAACAAAGTGCTTTTGTGCTGTCAGGATACCCACTTCTAGCCTCATTCACCTTGATAACAGACACTCACATCCGTACACATTGTACATACCCGTGCTGCTCTGCCAGTAAACATGAACCCGGAGCTGTCCATCCTGGTAGAATGGTGTCCCAACATCCAGACTGGGAACTGTGGGGTTTCTTGGAGCAGTAATGGTGGCtataaaacagacagaatataatTAAAACTGTATGTGTGGGGGTTGGCCTGTTGAAGCAACACATACGAATATGAGAAAGAAACAGTAGCTCATAGAGAGCTGAAGTCCTtccatcacttcctgtccaggCTCTGTTCAAACAGCTCAATGCAATCTCTATGAGTAATCTAACATGCTCACTAATATCCCAGAATGGTTTGGCATGAGGCATAAACAAAGAGCagctttatttgatattatttgaTGTACATTTTTGGGCATTTCCTTTCAAACTCAAGGTTTTTAAATACCGTTGGTTGATTAAGATGTTCACAGAAGCTCCATTATCTATAGCATGTCCTCGAAACTGACAACGGTTCCTCCCCTGAGGAGCATGAATGTGctaaaaaaatttttttgttgaaatggaCATTTGGAATGATGGTGCTAAAGGGAAGCTCAAGTGGCCAACAAAACTAATCGGATTTGTCATTTGGAAACCTTGAAGATCAAGCATATTTCATAGTAGTCTATTCAATGCTGGTGAGACACTTGTCATGATCAAATCattctctggggaccatgaatatctatGCCAACTTTTATGGTAATTGGGCCATGAAGTTGTTGAGATATCTTATGTAACTAtaccaaatgtttaaaaaaaatgcatactttttattttaagaaaggAAGACCTTGAAATTTGATTTAAAGgtaatcatttgtttttgctaCGTGACGCTGAAAAGTTTGTGTGTAGAATTGTAATGTTGTGTGAAGCTCTGAGATACCACGGATCAAAGATGTAACATCCCAGCAGGACAAAGTCTCTCCCAAAtgtcctctttttccttttcttcttaaaGCACCATAAGTGTTAGataaaatcaaaaggaaacATTTACTGCGGAATGCTGACCACTTCAACCTGTTCcataaaaacattgataaaGAAGTATAAATCCTTGCAGCAGACACAAAgataagttttctttttttcctttacattaGAACAAGATTATTAATTTGAAATTCTATATGCCAAAGAGTCCTTTTTGATTATGTATAAAGACATACTGCGCTGTGTGGAGAAGTGGAGGACGGCACGGGGCCCTTTGAGCGGAGTTTGTCCCCAATAGGACACAGCCTGGACCTCCACACTGTAGCTGCTGTTAGACCGCATGCTGTCCAGCTCCACCTgggtctgcacacacacacacacacacacacacaaaagtaaagaaaaagctttattaatacagcaaaatgaaacaatatctaaaatataaaccaaaaaTGACCGTGATATAAAGCAGCTGATGCGAGCTGGCAAATGACATGATGACTTCCATGGCTTCATCCCgatctgaaaacacactttttggaGGATTTTAGCAGTAGTGCATTTTTATCTGGATACTACAGTTATCTGATGGCCTGGAGTGGTAGACAGGCAAGGTTCCTCTCTGGAACAGCCTGACCTGGGGGATGAAATGCTGTTGGAAGTGTCTTTTTGGCACCTATTGGTCGTATATTTTGGCAATAGGCCGAATGGGGTCAATGTGAAGACATCGGTGATATGCAGCAGAGTACTGATGGTTTGCCTTTAGTCCTCCTTGAAGTGTGGCATACAGGTTGGTGAGCGCTTTGCACTTGTATAAATGTGATCTGACCTTACTTGTCCTCCTCTGTTGACTGCGGGCTGAAGCCTTCACAGCCACTGCCTGAGCTGCAGGGTCTGGCGGACGGTACCAGAGGCTCCTGCTTACTGTCTAATAGTAGGGGTCTTTCTCATTTGCCAATCTTTTGATGACTTCCTGATTCCTTGCTCCTGGCTCCTCCGGCTTGAAACTTAGAAATCAAACTCAGCGCTTCATCTTGAAGGACATCtcaattaataaatgcatttcgAGTAGCAAGGATCGAGGATCAAGGGGGCTTGCCAGAGATCCCTCAACCCCTAGATATATGTACTATTGCTAGTGGCATACAAGGACAGTTATCATATTATACTTAAATGAGACAAATCTAGAAACATTGATTTCTACCTTTATCTTCCCCATTGGTCTGAGTCTGAAATCAGACTAAACCTGATTTATTCATACACAGATTTTCTTAAAATTCGGTtaatatatttaagaaaaaggTTTAAGAACTACCATCCTGATTTGCATTTGTATAGCTCATTGCATTTTCTTATCCATGTCAAAGCCTCCCTTGGAATTTCCTGGGAGATTTCTTTGCTACCTATCCTTTAATCTGAACTTCCATGGCAATTTACAGCCACTTATTGAAGAAAATCACCcttttcttgctctctctcacacacacacacacacacacacacacacacacacacacacacacacacacacacacacacacacacacacacacacacacacacacacacacacacacacacacaaggtgagcaggcacatacacacaaagcaaaGTTTAGACAATACAAGAATAGAACAAGAGAATCAAGCTTACTGttttcatattaaaatattgttCCCATCTGCAATCTTTGTCTTTCAAAGgagtaaaaatattaatgaaatcTTCATTGCTTGTAGCTGTTAAGTTGCAATGCtaagcaggacttttatttcagTGACATCATACACCTGCAAATACAACCCCGTATTTCTCACATCTTATAAATACCAACGCCTGGTCACGTGAGTCGTTAGTCAGTGAAGTTAAGTTAACATCAACCATGCTCTTTtgctaaacataactaagtggCTTTGTTGCATAATCCTAGCTTCCTGTGaggttggaagtttattttgaaaagacattatgCATGCGTGTAGAAGTGGAAACTGACATGCCATCCCTGTGTCCAACACTGACATGTAAAGGGGTACCCAGAGcctcatagtttgaagcttcgGGCCAAGCGTCAGTATgggacgagttgggagtgagaatgtgttggcaAAAAACCGAAAGCCTGGATGGAGAGTTGAGGGCCGTACGTAGACTATAGAAGAAGAGGATGTAGTCACCGTGACGTGACCCATTCGTCCGTGAtctgctgttttaaagcctCAACTTCAGCTTTTTGGTTGTCGCcatcttttgttttgcagtcaCCATCTTAGCTTATGCAACTAGAAGTGGCATGAAAGAGTAGAGTTAAGTACAACTGAACACCGGATAAGACCTTTTTAGGTGACATAAAGGTTACAGTTCactttaacaaattaaaaaaacgcactgtgaaagggttaaaggtctaagaagaaaacacagacaactcccaagCGACCCTTCAATGACAAGGTAGctcgccctaaagcatactctgctttatggtgtatttgactctaaatgggccATAACTtagtaaatgaacatcatgctgtactgaAGAATTATTGAGAAGTAAGGACACTTTCTCACAGATTTCTGTACAATCaccttttttgcaaccagaggagtcgccccctgctgggcgtttgaaagaatgcaagtttcaggcacttccgcattggcttcagtTTTTACACTCAGATGTTGCTGGCTGGGGCAAAAGAAAGTTCTTCCAGTTGACAAGGAAACATACAGCATTGATAGAGTCCAGTCTGCCCGCCTCCAGAGGACCAGCGTCTGTCAGTATCCTCAGTGGATATGAGAAGAATCCTTCTTAGAGTGAATATGAGTAATGCTGCAGGAACTTATCACATCCCTGGTCGTGTGCTAAGAAGACAGCCACCATCTTCCCTCTACCTAAAACATCTGCAGTGTCTTGTTTAAACATTTACCACTCCTTTGAGGGACTGGTTTTCCAGCACATCAAAGACAACATCCCAGCCAGCTTAAACCGCCACCAGTTTGCATACAAAGCCAACGAATTCACATGACAAGACATGGCACACACATTCTGTCAGAGGACAGTTAGCATAAGATGAAGTCTGGATGGAAGTAGTGACCTAGGACATTCTCAGAGCACTGTAATATAAGTGTCAGTCTTCACCTCTCTGACTGACTTCCTCCTCTTGGTCAGGGATGAAGCAGAAGGATTTCCTACTGCAGTCCAGCTCCAGCTGACCTTGTAGTGGTGGACGGGAACATCCAGGTCAGCGGACATGCTCCACTGGAGCCAGGCCGACACCGCCCTGCCAGGGCCAAAGCTCATATTGGCCATTCTCAGCTCAGTGGGAGCCGGAGGATTGCAGGGGTCTGAGGGTGAGAGGATGTTAATATTCATAAACTTGCTACACAGAATAATATTACATACCATTGCGGAGATATATAGTATATGACGTTAATTCCACAAAACCCTATAAATACTGAActggttttcttttgtgctttcTCAGACTGGATGCTAAAGTTACTCCCTGAAATTATATTACAGGAAAACCCTTTCAGGATTAAACATTTTCcatagagttttttttaatgaattcagAAAGGATCATGCAGTTTGATAGGGGCTTTATCAACACTGTATACACTTCgttaataaaatgtcaataatgcAATCTAGATCTACGCATCTAGTGTACAAGAAAAGATAAAGTGAGATATAACTATTTGTCCTGAGGGAAACTATTGTGCAGCAGTTGCAATACAAACTTGGaagcaaatattaaatataataataaggtGCAAATCCAAAATATACGCAATGCcagaaatataaacagattAATGGTTAGGATCACagatatgaatgaaaaatggtATATACGTACCAAATCTTATATAAAGTACAGGTAATGTATATGGTAAGTTCAGAATGTTCATGATTATGTATTGCACGTAACTACTACTTCTATAATTGCATGTGAAATTCTATACCTAGGGTGAAAACCTTAGTATTAAACCAATAGTACATGAATTGCATGAAATACTACAGGATGCAAAAACTGTGCACTACTCCACCATAAATATCACAGAATACAATGCGGTAATGACAACAATGTTCATAACACACAATGGTGCACAACTCTGTAACGTCAATGATGCTTCAATTAAGTATATTATTTCCCTTTGAAATGCGTAAACTATATTTCGAATAAGTTCAGACTTTATGATTCTGATAAATCATTGTTTGGTCACATGATGTTGGCCTGGGTTACCATGGTTATGCACCTCCAATTGGCAAGGAGGCTCTCAGGATGTGATCTGATAATTACAGCTCAGTTCTTCcaaaaagatacaaatattccactgtttattcacacaaaagtaTGTCGGAGGATAGTACACATACTGCAGGCCTGTTAAGACAgaagcttattttgaaaagactgtatgaaTGTAACGACCGGAAATTGACACATTTTGCTGCCTTATGTAGGTAAATGAGTAGTATCTTCctgtaagatatcatatgaaccgtTCTATGTGGATATGTTGCATATTGAGTATGTAACTTATAGTTTACGATTTCAGTGGAAGCATATCACTTACTTATTAGTAAGGActatctttttctgtctgattcaccaaaatgaaaaaaagatgaaatgtgtatatatatatgtatatgtatatatatatatatat is a window from the Anoplopoma fimbria isolate UVic2021 breed Golden Eagle Sablefish unplaced genomic scaffold, Afim_UVic_2022 Un_contig_9275_pilon_pilon, whole genome shotgun sequence genome containing:
- the LOC129116901 gene encoding anosmin-1-like, which encodes MLASSVIVTNMSLWIIFLFISDVCARKQRADGDEDELWSQSVSKATCSSRCLSLHSGASSPVQKNGSLGWCHTHKRCTKCLEPCKDSWGMKRKSNCREMCERVFPKKPWECVTSCEFLQSVLAVKQGRCPPPERASGFAAACVESCDHDRECSAQKKCCSNGCGHTCQSPKDLYKGAPLKPRKELGLEELSSGQLEVRWFSRFNISAEPVVYILQRRWNFGIQPSEDTATSWQVVAQTTEQGARLSDIRPGRWYQFSVAAVNTHGTRGFTTPSRHIHSSRDPCNPPAPTELRMANMSFGPGRAVSAWLQWSMSADLDVPVHHYKVSWSWTAVGNPSASSLTKRRKSVRETQVELDSMRSNSSYSVEVQAVSYWGQTPLKGPRAVLHFSTQRTTITAPRNPTVPSLDVGTPFYQDGQLRVHVYWQSSTGIVVSINPSAESYRIQWGPEYCGHNQTRPMEKTRTQESFVSLHGLLFSCKYKVLLQPVSRKSHPLTQSTSFFTPSCATIQAKSPKPITCPGEPAVPPQKVLVKAANLTASFEVWSGNVTAIFSWDLSSAPPHQQLTGYQVTCAEVISSNRPNNNKLSHSLIQSQTLPPDGNIVVVSGLHPASLYKLEVRAITAEGEGPAASRSFLTPGSTLKHSHRLRKHHHKQQIIERH